A part of Senegalia massiliensis genomic DNA contains:
- the purR gene encoding pur operon repressor, with product MKKFNRKDRLAAIMNILTEKTNHVFTYKYFTNMFETAKSSISEDIMMIKQLVETLELGKIVTIAGASGGVKFIPIISKKNAEFFLDDLSSKLIDENRIITGGFIYMSDILYSPDISYKIGRIFATKFWEENIDYVVTIETKGIPLATMTAKILDVPLVIIRKNLKITEGATVSINYISGSTKKIQTMFLTKRALKENSKVLIIDDFMKAGGTAKGIKDMMNEFNVEVVGTGVLINTPDPEEKLIDDYIALLNFKSINKSENKISITPNKSIF from the coding sequence TTGAAAAAATTTAACAGGAAAGATAGATTAGCTGCAATAATGAATATACTTACTGAAAAAACAAATCACGTATTTACTTACAAATATTTTACCAATATGTTTGAAACTGCAAAATCAAGTATAAGTGAAGATATTATGATGATTAAACAATTAGTTGAGACTCTAGAGTTAGGAAAAATAGTAACAATAGCTGGTGCCAGTGGTGGCGTTAAATTTATACCGATTATTTCTAAAAAGAACGCAGAATTTTTTTTGGATGATTTATCTAGTAAATTAATAGATGAAAATAGAATTATAACAGGAGGATTTATATATATGTCAGATATACTTTATTCTCCTGATATATCATATAAAATAGGACGTATATTTGCTACTAAATTTTGGGAAGAAAATATAGATTATGTAGTTACTATTGAGACTAAAGGCATACCCCTTGCTACTATGACTGCTAAAATATTAGATGTTCCATTAGTTATAATAAGAAAGAATTTAAAAATAACTGAAGGAGCTACTGTTAGTATAAATTACATATCAGGTTCAACAAAAAAAATTCAAACTATGTTTTTAACTAAAAGGGCTTTAAAAGAGAATTCAAAGGTATTAATAATAGATGACTTCATGAAAGCAGGTGGCACTGCTAAAGGAATAAAAGATATGATGAACGAATTTAATGTAGAAGTAGTTGGGACAGGTGTACTTATAAATACACCTGATCCAGAAGAAAAGTTAATAGATGATTATATTGCATTATTAAATTTTAAATCAATAAATAAGTCAGAAAATAAAATAAGTATAACTCCTAATAAATCGATTTTTTAA